The genomic window TATAAAAAAATTGTGATATTATGTACTCGTCCCAAATATCTATAATAGTATTCGTTTTCCCGTATAGAATACAAGATATGGAAATTGCTACCGAATAGGTAGTTTTTTTCTTGTGAATTTGATAAATAAGACTATAATAGATAAAATAAGGAGAGCAGCATATGAAAGAATTACAAATGCCAATTATATATGAAAATAATCAGCGTATTGGATATGGTGGTAATCAAGATTGGTTTGTTAATGAATGGGCACAAAAGGCAGGGTGTGCAAGCGTTCTAGCAAGTAATCTGTATAGCTACTATATGCATCAGGAGCATTATACAAAAGAACAGTTTTTAGCAGTGATGGATGATATGTTTCAACTGATGACACCAGGAACTATGGGATATCCTTTTTTATATAAATTTGCCCGTACATTTGTTAAGCGAATGAATCAGGAACAATGTTATCTAAGACCCGTTTATCAAAAGAAATCACAGAACTATCAGCATGCTCTTTCATTTGTTTTGAAAAGTATTGATGAAGGACATCCGGTAGGAATGCTTATTCTTCACCATCGTGCTGTTGAATTAGAAGAAGATAATTGGCATTGGATTTGTTTGAGTGGATATAGAGAAAGTGAAGAACATTATCGTATTATTTTTTCTGATTGTGGTCAACGCAGAGAAATCGATTCTCGAATTTTGTTTGATACACATCATCAGAATGTTTTTAAAATGGTAAGAATGAAAAATGATCCTATAAAATAGGATCAATCATATGAATAATATTTTGCATATCAGCAGGTGGATGACAAACAAGTGTCATCTTTTCTTTTGTAATAGGATGCACAAATACCAGCTGATAAGCATGTAAAGCCTGATGAGAAATAAGTGGTGAAGGCACATTATAAAGCTTATCACCTAATATGGGTCGTTTTATATGAGCTAAGTGGACACGAATCTGATGTTTACGACCGGTTGTTAAGGTACAGGAAAGTATCGAAAACTGATCATTATGGCTTAGACATTGATAATAAGTACATGCTTCTTTGCCACGATGAGTCACAATCATTTTTTGATTATGATGACGATCATGTCCAATTGGTAGATGAATACGATGGGTTTTATAATCATCCACAATGCCTTCAACAATGGCTAAATAGTGACGATGGATTTCTTTTATAGAAAGCTGATAATCAAGTAATGGCTGAACAAAAGCGCATTTACAGAAAATCACTAAGCCACTTGTTTCATAATCTAAGCGGTGCAAAAAACGAACAGGTAAATCATAACCTTGCTGATGATAATAGCCACTGACCAGATTGGATAATGAATCTGTTTGTGATGGATCACTTGGAAAGACCTGTAAAAAGGGTGGTTTATTAACAACTAATAAAAACTCATCTTCATAAATAATATCTAAATCTTGATAAACGGGTGGATACATACCATCATCTGACTGAAAAGCTTTGAAACTGATTTGATCACCTTTAATCAGAATTGTTGTTGGTGAGACAAAACGTTTATTGACTGTATAAGCTTTATTTTGTTTTAAGAGATGAATTGTTTTTTTAGATAAATGAAATTCTTTAAATAGATCTTCAATTGAAATAGGTGAATCAATCATTAATGTTAAATAAGGGTAATGAACTTGATATCTCATGACATTTGATAAATTGTAATACGAATATCGATTGTTACATCAAATTCACCTAATGTATCTAAAACATGTCTACGTTCTTTTTTTATGTGATAATAATGAGGTGTCATTTTCAAAAGATTTAAAGTATCTTCACGATTTTTAAGATGTATTTTCTTTTGAAAATCATAGCTTTTAAGCGTATGAAAAGGTAAACGAATATGTTCATCAGATTTGACTTTGACTTCATCATAAATCAACTCTTTAAATTCAATAAGATGTTTATTATTAGCAGTAACATGAACCATATATCCATCTTCTTTTAAACATCTTTCAATTTCCTGAGCATTCACAACTGTAAATAAAGCAGTAATAACGTCTAATGAATGATCAAGTAAAGGAATATTTTTAGAATTACCAACAATCCAATAAATATCCTTTGTATACTTAGAAGCCATCATGACACCATCTTTTGAAATATCAAGCCCATATAAAGTTGTATCAGCAGGTAATTCCTGTTTTAAGCGATAAGTATAATAACCCTCACCACATCCTAAGTCAAGAATTTGCATAGAAGGATGAGAGTGTTCTAAAATACAAGAGACAACTTCATTTAAAATAACGTCATAATATTTTTGATTTAAGAAATTTTTACGACATTGTAAACTTTCTTTATTATCACCTGGACGATTGGTAGATTTATCTGG from Candidatus Stoquefichus sp. SB1 includes these protein-coding regions:
- a CDS encoding putative RNA methyltransferase, with amino-acid sequence MHKLACPKCHLPLRKEGKSYICENNHCFDIAKSQYINLLLNPDKSTNRPGDNKESLQCRKNFLNQKYYDVILNEVVSCILEHSHPSMQILDLGCGEGYYTYRLKQELPADTTLYGLDISKDGVMMASKYTKDIYWIVGNSKNIPLLDHSLDVITALFTVVNAQEIERCLKEDGYMVHVTANNKHLIEFKELIYDEVKVKSDEHIRLPFHTLKSYDFQKKIHLKNREDTLNLLKMTPHYYHIKKERRHVLDTLGEFDVTIDIRITIYQMS
- a CDS encoding RluA family pseudouridine synthase; translation: MRYQVHYPYLTLMIDSPISIEDLFKEFHLSKKTIHLLKQNKAYTVNKRFVSPTTILIKGDQISFKAFQSDDGMYPPVYQDLDIIYEDEFLLVVNKPPFLQVFPSDPSQTDSLSNLVSGYYHQQGYDLPVRFLHRLDYETSGLVIFCKCAFVQPLLDYQLSIKEIHRHYLAIVEGIVDDYKTHRIHLPIGHDRHHNQKMIVTHRGKEACTYYQCLSHNDQFSILSCTLTTGRKHQIRVHLAHIKRPILGDKLYNVPSPLISHQALHAYQLVFVHPITKEKMTLVCHPPADMQNIIHMIDPIL